The proteins below are encoded in one region of Methanocalculus alkaliphilus:
- a CDS encoding cache domain-containing protein, with product MRWWNAVIVALLLITLPSAGCVGEEKLNDEMEELVAGSISLIERELIAITEITDQNADLLSEKGLDSPDALTIMGDRLRTIPYAHSSLVIGADGVVISAVPEEYAGIVGMDLSFQPAVRRANSEQVPIVSDLFWLVEGFYGISQSSPIFDADGEYLGYTDITYEPEILIRRVITPLLWERPYDLWVTDTNGTILYDTTAEEIGRNLFIDPAYQTGNLQEVFMEIVSSASGSTEYTFWDRHWGQEVRKEAVWGTAGVYGAEWRVVTTRSIGQERPDATLDLRPVPGADEIDAMRAFVDDAAAYARLHGREEAAAAFNDPEGPFVDGELYIFAYAMDGTTVALPFQQGLIGENRMAVTDRHGVRFIMDLIGMAERGGGSLYYIYPNPQNEFRDELKISYVTPVDETWFVGSGIYLPGRAAAFSQDEIDALTSRVHDARDGAMKLGREEALAAFNDQEREFAAGEAYIFAYGMDGTTLALPFQPEVIGSDRSSFRDRFGVPVLLWEIDVAARGGGFVYVTYHSPVTGEEGLKLCYVTPVDDAWFVGSGIYA from the coding sequence ATGAGATGGTGGAATGCCGTAATTGTAGCCCTTCTCCTCATCACACTCCCGAGTGCAGGGTGTGTCGGAGAAGAGAAGCTGAATGATGAGATGGAAGAGCTTGTAGCCGGATCCATCAGCCTGATCGAGAGGGAGCTCATCGCCATAACGGAGATCACAGATCAAAATGCCGATCTCCTCTCGGAGAAGGGGCTCGATTCCCCTGATGCCCTTACGATCATGGGCGATCGCCTCCGGACGATCCCCTATGCACATTCATCACTCGTCATCGGGGCAGACGGAGTCGTCATCAGCGCCGTTCCCGAAGAGTATGCCGGGATCGTGGGAATGGATCTCTCCTTCCAGCCTGCCGTCCGGCGAGCCAATAGCGAACAGGTGCCGATCGTCTCGGATCTCTTCTGGCTCGTCGAAGGATTCTACGGTATCTCCCAGAGCAGCCCGATCTTCGATGCCGATGGGGAGTACCTTGGGTATACCGATATCACGTATGAACCGGAGATCCTGATCCGCCGGGTCATCACCCCCCTCCTTTGGGAGAGGCCGTATGATCTCTGGGTCACCGATACCAATGGAACGATCCTCTATGATACCACCGCCGAGGAGATCGGGAGGAATCTCTTCATCGATCCGGCATATCAGACCGGAAACCTCCAGGAAGTCTTTATGGAGATCGTCTCGTCAGCGAGCGGGAGCACTGAGTATACCTTCTGGGACCGGCACTGGGGTCAGGAGGTCAGAAAAGAGGCTGTCTGGGGGACGGCCGGAGTCTATGGTGCCGAGTGGAGGGTGGTCACTACCCGGAGCATCGGGCAGGAGCGACCGGATGCAACCCTCGATCTCCGTCCGGTTCCAGGAGCTGATGAGATCGATGCGATGAGGGCATTTGTGGATGATGCAGCAGCCTATGCCCGGCTGCATGGGAGAGAAGAGGCAGCTGCCGCCTTCAATGATCCGGAGGGACCATTCGTTGATGGTGAGTTGTATATCTTTGCCTATGCGATGGATGGAACAACAGTCGCACTCCCCTTCCAGCAGGGGCTCATCGGTGAGAACCGGATGGCTGTCACCGACCGGCACGGGGTCCGGTTTATTATGGATCTCATCGGGATGGCAGAGAGAGGAGGAGGTAGCCTCTACTACATCTATCCAAATCCCCAAAATGAGTTCCGGGATGAACTGAAGATCTCATATGTGACTCCCGTCGATGAGACCTGGTTTGTCGGATCCGGCATCTATCTCCCGGGAAGAGCGGCAGCCTTCAGCCAGGATGAGATCGATGCCCTCACCAGCCGTGTCCATGACGCACGGGATGGTGCGATGAAGCTTGGAAGAGAAGAGGCTCTTGCCGCATTCAATGATCAGGAGAGGGAGTTTGCAGCAGGAGAGGCGTATATCTTCGCCTACGGAATGGACGGCACCACACTCGCCCTCCCCTTCCAGCCAGAGGTGATAGGATCAGACCGGAGCAGTTTCAGGGATCGGTTCGGTGTTCCTGTGCTCCTCTGGGAGATAGATGTTGCAGCGAGGGGGGGCGGATTCGTCTATGTCACCTACCACAGCCCGGTGACGGGTGAAGAGGGGCTGAAGCTCTGCTATGTCACACCCGTCGATGATGCATGGTTTGTTGGATCAGGAATATACGCATAA
- a CDS encoding DNA alkylation repair protein, protein MDRVIGEIRAILQDGGDPELAERGKRFFKEKVTSYGFRTAEVTRIAKEFWKRIAAREKEEIFSLSEELFSSGYLEEAFIACTWLPMLKGRFEPADMDIFEDWIGRYIKNWATCDTFCNHTVGDLLMQFPDCTEYLLGWTGSGNRWFRRAAAVSLIVPARKGDFLPEVFAIADRLLTDEDDLVRKGYGWLLKEASRVHRDEVFAYVQEKKPMMPKTALRYAIELMPADMRAEAMKKDWT, encoded by the coding sequence ATGGACAGAGTCATCGGGGAAATACGGGCCATTCTGCAGGACGGGGGAGATCCGGAGCTTGCGGAGAGGGGAAAAAGGTTCTTCAAGGAAAAGGTGACCTCTTACGGCTTCAGGACGGCTGAGGTGACCAGAATTGCAAAGGAGTTCTGGAAAAGGATAGCAGCGAGGGAGAAGGAGGAGATATTTAGCCTCTCCGAAGAGCTCTTCAGCTCAGGGTATCTCGAAGAGGCATTCATCGCCTGTACGTGGCTTCCGATGCTGAAAGGCCGGTTTGAGCCTGCCGACATGGATATCTTCGAGGACTGGATCGGGAGATATATCAAAAACTGGGCAACCTGTGATACCTTCTGCAACCATACGGTGGGAGACCTCCTGATGCAGTTCCCTGACTGTACAGAGTATCTTCTTGGCTGGACCGGGTCAGGGAACCGGTGGTTCAGACGGGCGGCGGCGGTCTCCCTCATCGTTCCGGCAAGGAAGGGTGATTTTCTCCCCGAGGTCTTTGCAATTGCAGATCGCCTCCTCACCGATGAGGATGATCTCGTCAGGAAGGGGTATGGATGGCTTCTGAAGGAGGCAAGCCGGGTCCACCGCGACGAGGTTTTTGCCTACGTCCAGGAGAAGAAGCCGATGATGCCGAAGACGGCCCTTCGGTATGCGATTGAGCTGATGCCGGCTGATATGCGGGCAGAAGCGATGAAGAAGGATTGGACGTAG
- a CDS encoding M24 family metallopeptidase encodes MSVKVPASELQARISRFRERMDRRDPGWEMAAITGKINQYYFSGTMQDGMLFIPRDGDPVYWVRRSYERARSESTFPDIRPMRSYRDAAEGMGSFPSTCHIETEIVVVALLDRFGKYFPVQQFLSLDRVIAAVRAEKSPYEIDLMRRAGAIHARVLEDRVPEILRAGMSEAALGCELHTILIEEGHQGIVRFGMFETEIVLGQIAFGTHSIAPSYFNGPGSSVGLSPAVPLLGSRDRLLEKGDLVFLDVGCGYEGYHTDKTVVYQFGAPLPDEAIRSHHFCRSLEMEMASLLSPGAIPSAIYRHIIDSIPPEYAGNFMGYGTRRAPFLGHGVGLQVDEYPVIAEGFDEPLTSGMAIAIEPKIGVTGVGMVGTENTYLVRPGGGESITGSSDGLIEVGF; translated from the coding sequence GCCAGAATCTCCCGGTTCAGGGAACGGATGGATAGAAGAGATCCCGGATGGGAGATGGCTGCCATCACCGGAAAGATCAACCAGTACTATTTCTCCGGGACGATGCAGGACGGGATGCTCTTCATCCCCAGGGATGGTGATCCCGTCTACTGGGTCAGGAGGAGCTATGAGAGGGCACGAAGCGAATCAACCTTCCCTGATATCCGCCCGATGCGGAGTTACCGTGATGCGGCAGAGGGGATGGGATCGTTCCCATCGACCTGCCATATCGAGACGGAGATCGTTGTGGTCGCCCTTCTGGATCGGTTTGGGAAGTACTTCCCGGTACAGCAGTTCCTCTCTCTTGACCGGGTAATTGCGGCGGTCCGGGCAGAGAAGAGCCCCTACGAGATCGATCTCATGAGACGGGCCGGTGCCATCCATGCCCGTGTCCTTGAGGATCGTGTCCCGGAGATTCTGAGGGCCGGAATGAGTGAGGCTGCGCTGGGGTGTGAACTTCATACCATCCTCATCGAGGAGGGGCATCAGGGGATCGTCAGATTCGGGATGTTTGAGACCGAGATCGTCCTTGGCCAGATCGCATTCGGTACGCACTCGATTGCTCCGAGCTACTTCAACGGTCCCGGAAGCTCGGTCGGTCTCTCCCCTGCCGTTCCGCTCCTGGGTTCCCGGGACCGGCTTTTAGAGAAGGGTGATCTCGTCTTCCTTGATGTCGGGTGTGGATATGAGGGATACCATACCGACAAAACCGTCGTCTACCAGTTTGGCGCCCCGCTCCCGGATGAGGCGATCAGATCCCATCATTTCTGCCGCTCGCTTGAGATGGAGATGGCCTCCCTCCTCTCCCCCGGTGCGATCCCGTCTGCCATCTACCGGCATATCATCGACTCAATACCGCCGGAATATGCCGGAAACTTCATGGGATACGGAACGCGGCGTGCCCCGTTCCTCGGCCATGGTGTCGGACTCCAGGTGGATGAGTACCCGGTCATTGCAGAAGGGTTCGATGAGCCGCTCACCTCCGGGATGGCGATTGCCATTGAGCCGAAGATCGGTGTAACCGGGGTTGGAATGGTCGGAACAGAAAATACGTACCTTGTACGGCCTGGTGGCGGAGAGTCGATCACCGGATCGTCGGACGGATTGATCGAGGTGGGATTTTGA